The Actinomycetota bacterium genomic sequence CTCGAACGCCCGCTCCAGCTCCAGGTAGCCGCGGTCGGTGGCGCTGAGCGCGCCGGCCCCGACCAGCTCGGCCAGCTCGCGGGCCTGCCGTGCCCGGGCCAGGGCGGCCAGCAGCTGGGCGGCCAGGTCCAGGTGCTCCCGGCGGGTGCGGCCAGGGCCGGCGCCCTTGCGCATCAGCCGCGACAGCGACGACAGCGCGTCGACGGGCGGGTAGACGCCGCGGGCGTGGACCTCGCCGGACAGCACCACCTGGCCCTCGGTGATGTACCCGGTCAGGTCGGGCACCGGGTGGGTGATGTCGCCGGCCGGCATGGTCAGGACCGGCAGCACGGTGACCGAGCCGGCGACCCCGCGGATGCGTCCACAGCGCTCGTACAGGGAGGCCAGGTCGGAGTACAGGTAGCCGGGGTAGGCCCGCCGGGCGGGGATCTCGCCGCGGGCGATCGAGACCTCCCGGACCGCCTCGCAGTAGCTGGTCATGTCGGCCATGACCACCAGCACATGCCGGCCGAGGGCGAAGGCCAGGTGCTCGGCGACGGTGAGGGCGATGCGGGGGGTGAGGATCCGCTCGATCACCGGGTCGTCGGCCAGGTTGAGCAGGAGCGCCAGCTCGCCGGCGGCGGACCGCTCCTCCAGGGCGTCGCGGACGGCGGCGGCGTCGGCATGGCTGAGCCCCATGGCGGCGACCACCACGCTGAACGGCTCCCCGCCGGCCGACGCCTGGGCGGCCACCTGGGTGGCCAGGGTCAGGTGGGGCAGGCCGGCGGTGGAGAAGATCGGCAGCTTCTGGCCGCGGACCAGGGTGGTCAGGGCGTCGATGGCCGACACGCCGGTGAGCACCGGCTCGGCCGGCGGCTCGCGCAGCGTGGGGTTGAGCGGGGCGCCGTCGACGGGTGCCTCCGCCGGGCCGAACACGGGCGGGCCGCCGTCGATCGGCTGGCCGCGGCCGTTGCAGACCCGGCCCAGCCAGCCGGGGCCGACGGGGACGCGCAGGGGGTGGCCGGAGAACGCCACCCGGGTCCCCGTCGGGTCCATCCCGTCGGTGCCCTCGAGCACCTGGACCACCGCCAGGTCCCGGTCGACCTCCAGGACCAGCCCGTGGCGCGTCTCTCCGGAGGCGAGCCGGACGATGGCCAGCTCGTCCCAGCCGACCCCCTCCGCCCCGCGGACGACCACCAGGGGACCGCGGAGCTCGGCCATGTCGGTGTGCTCGACCTGGGCCCAGGCGACCGGAACGGATGCCACCGGTCTCGGGCTTCGCAGCGTCGTCATCGCAATGCCCCCAGACGGGTGAGCATGGTGTCGCGGCGGCCGGCGACCTCGGCGGCGGCGTCGGCCTCCTCGCGGGCGCGCAGCAGCGGCGAGAAGTCCTGCTCCTCGACGACCGCGGCCGGCACGCCGCGGTCGGCCAGGGCCTGGCAGGCGTCGACGACCTCCAGGACCGCCCCGGCGAGCGCGGCCGTCCGCTCGGCCGGGGAGAACGCGTCGACGGGGCTGAGCGCGCTCTGCTGGAGGACCGCCTCGCGCAGCAGGCGGCCGGCGAGCAGCACGACCCGCTCCCGGGCCGGCAGCGCGGCCGCCCCCACCAGCTCCACCAGCGCCCCGAGCCGGTCGGCCTCGGCGAGCAGGCCGCTCATCCGGGCCCGCCGCCGCACCCAGCCGGGGTCGCCGTGGCCAGCGTGCCAGGCGGCCACGGCGTCGGCGTCGCGGGAGAAGGAGTCCGCCCACGACACCGCCGGGTAGTGGCGGGCATAGGCCAGCCCGCGGTCGAGGGTCCACAGGCTGCGCGCGAAGCGCTGGGTGTGGGTGGTGACCGGCTCGGTGAGGTCGCCGCCGGGCGGGGAGACGGCGCCGATGACGGTCACCGAGCCCTGCCGCCCTCCGGTGGTCGTGACCCGCCCGGCGCGCTCGTAGAAGGCGGCCAGGGCCGAGGCGAGGTCGGCCGGGTAGCCCTCCTCGGCGGGGAGGGCGCCGCTGCGGGAGGCGAGCTCGCGCAACGCCTCGGCCCAGCGGGAGGTCGAGTCGGCGATCACCACGGCGTCGTAGCCCATGTCGCGGAAGTGCTCGGCGACGGTGACCCCGCTGTACACGCTGGCCTCACGGGCCATCATCGGCATGTTGGAGGTGTTGGCGACGACCACGGTCCGCTCGGCCAGGCGCCCGCCGGTGCGGGGGTCGGGCAGCTCGGCCAGCTCGGCGACCACGTCGGCCATCTCGTTGCCCCGCTCGCCGCAGCCCACGTACACGATCACGTCGGCCTCGCACCATTTGGCGATCTGCTGGAGCAGGACCGTCTTGCCGGTGCCGAAGCCGCCGGGCACGGCCGCGGTGCCGCCAAGGGTCACCGGCAGCACCGCATCCAGGACCCGCTGGCCGGTGACCAGCGGCACGGCCGCGTCCAGGCGCTCACGGTACGGCCTGGGGCGCCGCACGGGCCAGCGCGTGGCCATGGTCACCTGGTGGCCGGCCACCGTCGCCACCGGCACGTCCGCCGGGTAGCTCCCGGCGGGGCGGATGGCCTCCACCCGGCCGCGCACACCGTGCGGCACGAGCACCAGGTAGGGGACCGACCCGGCGGCGACCGCGCCGAGCGGGGTCCCGGCGGTGACGGTGGCG encodes the following:
- a CDS encoding V-type ATP synthase subunit A, producing ATVTAGTPLGAVAAGSVPYLVLVPHGVRGRVEAIRPAGSYPADVPVATVAGHQVTMATRWPVRRPRPYRERLDAAVPLVTGQRVLDAVLPVTLGGTAAVPGGFGTGKTVLLQQIAKWCEADVIVYVGCGERGNEMADVVAELAELPDPRTGGRLAERTVVVANTSNMPMMAREASVYSGVTVAEHFRDMGYDAVVIADSTSRWAEALRELASRSGALPAEEGYPADLASALAAFYERAGRVTTTGGRQGSVTVIGAVSPPGGDLTEPVTTHTQRFARSLWTLDRGLAYARHYPAVSWADSFSRDADAVAAWHAGHGDPGWVRRRARMSGLLAEADRLGALVELVGAAALPARERVVLLAGRLLREAVLQQSALSPVDAFSPAERTAALAGAVLEVVDACQALADRGVPAAVVEEQDFSPLLRAREEADAAAEVAGRRDTMLTRLGALR
- a CDS encoding V-type ATP synthase subunit B, encoding MASVPVAWAQVEHTDMAELRGPLVVVRGAEGVGWDELAIVRLASGETRHGLVLEVDRDLAVVQVLEGTDGMDPTGTRVAFSGHPLRVPVGPGWLGRVCNGRGQPIDGGPPVFGPAEAPVDGAPLNPTLREPPAEPVLTGVSAIDALTTLVRGQKLPIFSTAGLPHLTLATQVAAQASAGGEPFSVVVAAMGLSHADAAAVRDALEERSAAGELALLLNLADDPVIERILTPRIALTVAEHLAFALGRHVLVVMADMTSYCEAVREVSIARGEIPARRAYPGYLYSDLASLYERCGRIRGVAGSVTVLPVLTMPAGDITHPVPDLTGYITEGQVVLSGEVHARGVYPPVDALSSLSRLMRKGAGPGRTRREHLDLAAQLLAALARARQARELAELVGAGALSATDRGYLELERAFERVLVSQRPDERRGLDETFERAWRVLSALPRRELTMVSAADLDAHHQVGDEGAEPEDRR